From Shewanella psychrophila, a single genomic window includes:
- the tssC gene encoding type VI secretion system contractile sheath large subunit, which translates to MEAMDKAVESNQALGANLLDEVLAQTKITPVDEGYDIAKKGVAAFISNVIASRDSSEPVNKALVDKMLVELDKKISSQMDAVLHNETVQQMESSWRNLKLLVDRTDFRENIKLELLHVTKDELLDDFEFAPETVQSGLYKHVYSSGYGQFGGEPIGAIVGNYAFTPSSQDMKLLQYVGAIGAMAHAPFLSSVAPEFFGIESFEELPNLKDLQSTFESPKYTKWRSLRESEDARYLGLTAPRFLLRVPYDPIDNPIGSFNYRENVSESHEDYLWGNTAFALATRLTESFAKYRWCPNIIGPQSGGSVDDLPVHVFESMGALQAKIPTEVLITDRKEFELADEGFISLTMRKGSDNAAFFSANSIQKPKVFPNTKEGKEAETNYKLGTQIPYMMTINRLAHYIKVLQREQIGSWKERQDLERELNTWLKQFVADQENPPAEVRSRRPLRAAKIEVMDVQGEPGWYQVSMSVRPHFKYMGANFELSLVGRLDQE; encoded by the coding sequence ATGGAAGCTATGGATAAAGCGGTTGAAAGCAACCAAGCCCTCGGTGCTAATTTACTGGATGAAGTATTAGCTCAAACCAAGATCACTCCCGTCGATGAAGGTTATGACATTGCTAAGAAAGGTGTGGCGGCATTTATCAGCAATGTGATTGCCAGTCGTGATAGCAGTGAGCCGGTCAATAAAGCACTTGTCGATAAGATGTTAGTCGAGTTGGACAAGAAAATCAGCAGTCAGATGGATGCGGTGCTTCATAACGAGACTGTGCAGCAGATGGAGTCTTCATGGAGAAACCTTAAGCTGTTAGTCGATAGAACCGATTTCAGAGAAAACATCAAGCTTGAACTCCTCCACGTGACTAAAGATGAGTTACTGGATGATTTTGAATTTGCGCCTGAAACAGTACAGTCTGGTCTTTATAAGCACGTGTATTCGTCAGGTTATGGTCAATTTGGTGGAGAGCCCATAGGTGCTATCGTGGGTAACTACGCCTTTACGCCTTCATCACAAGACATGAAGTTGCTTCAATATGTTGGAGCCATTGGCGCCATGGCACATGCACCGTTTCTTTCATCGGTTGCACCTGAGTTTTTCGGCATAGAATCTTTCGAAGAGCTGCCTAACCTAAAAGATCTTCAGTCTACTTTCGAGAGTCCTAAATACACAAAATGGCGCTCATTGAGAGAGTCTGAAGATGCTAGGTACTTGGGATTAACTGCGCCTCGCTTCTTGCTGCGTGTGCCATATGATCCCATTGATAATCCTATCGGTTCCTTCAATTACCGTGAAAATGTCAGCGAGAGCCATGAAGATTACCTTTGGGGCAACACAGCCTTTGCATTGGCCACACGTCTGACGGAGAGTTTCGCAAAATATCGCTGGTGCCCGAATATTATTGGTCCACAGAGTGGCGGTTCAGTTGATGATCTCCCTGTGCACGTGTTCGAATCTATGGGCGCATTACAGGCAAAAATCCCAACTGAAGTCTTGATCACAGATCGTAAAGAGTTTGAATTGGCCGATGAAGGTTTTATCAGCTTAACCATGCGTAAAGGTAGCGATAATGCCGCTTTCTTCTCTGCGAACTCGATCCAGAAGCCAAAAGTATTCCCTAATACCAAGGAAGGCAAGGAAGCTGAGACAAACTATAAACTAGGAACTCAGATCCCTTACATGATGACCATCAACCGTTTAGCACACTACATCAAGGTGCTACAAAGGGAACAGATCGGTTCATGGAAAGAGCGTCAAGATCTTGAGCGTGAATTGAATACTTGGTTGAAACAGTTTGTCGCCGATCAGGAAAACCCACCGGCTGAAGTAAGAAGTCGCCGTCCGTTGCGTGCTGCCAAGATTGAAGTTATGGACGTACAAGGTGAGCCAGGTTGGTATCAGGTCTCCATGTCAGTTCGCCCACATTTCAAATACATGGGGGCAAATTTTGAGCTTTCCTTGGTAGGTCGTTTAGACCAGGAGTAG
- the tssB gene encoding type VI secretion system contractile sheath small subunit: protein MAKDGTVAPKERINIKYVPATGDQQAEMELPLKMLIVGDFKGHPEDTQLEERKSVSINKNNFESVMKESELSIKATVANNLTDNESDELDIELNFTSLKDFSPDSIAEQIPEIKKLIELREALVALKGPLGNIPSFRTKLQELIETEDSREQLLAELQKLDS from the coding sequence ATGGCAAAAGATGGCACAGTTGCACCTAAAGAACGTATAAACATCAAATATGTACCCGCAACAGGCGACCAACAGGCTGAAATGGAACTTCCGCTGAAAATGTTGATCGTTGGTGATTTTAAAGGACACCCCGAAGATACTCAGCTCGAAGAAAGAAAATCCGTTTCAATCAATAAAAATAATTTCGAATCTGTCATGAAAGAAAGTGAACTGTCAATTAAAGCTACCGTAGCCAATAATTTGACAGATAACGAATCTGATGAGCTGGATATCGAATTAAACTTCACATCATTAAAAGATTTTTCTCCCGATTCTATTGCGGAACAAATTCCGGAAATTAAAAAACTTATCGAATTGAGAGAAGCCTTAGTTGCCCTAAAGGGGCCACTGGGAAATATCCCTTCATTTAGAACCAAGCTGCAAGAACTCATTGAGACCGAAGATTCTCGGGAACAATTACTGGCAGAACTTCAAAAGCTAGACAGTTAA
- a CDS encoding efflux RND transporter periplasmic adaptor subunit: MATKKQIILPIVVLSLGIGGFLAMSALKKPPQEKEAVDNTPLVAVKQVEFSPMTFSVSSYGVVNAKYETELVSQVNGEIIYLSESFVRGGFVKKGDMLAKIDPSDYDADLIDAKASLASARATLVQEKAYGKVAEEEWKRIKDGVPSELSLRKPQLAQEIAKLNSTEAGLKRALRNVERTVIKAPYDALIESRNIGLGSYVSMGTPLGKVLSTHKAEIRLPLADKEIQYLINKGKHAQVTLVADLGGKPQEWTGTIVRSEGVIDKLSRMTYLVAEVLDPYGLASKKSELRFGSYVTANIAGTQAGDVTVLPRHLVVNGQIAVLDDDNKLTYKTVNVIRQFGAEVVISAGLDQGMNVITSALDYPIEGMQLALPEDKLLQQDDEPEESETQLAMEEKE, translated from the coding sequence GTGGCTACAAAAAAACAGATTATATTGCCTATTGTCGTATTATCCCTCGGGATCGGTGGTTTCCTTGCAATGTCAGCCTTGAAAAAGCCCCCCCAAGAGAAGGAAGCGGTAGACAATACGCCTTTAGTCGCCGTTAAACAGGTTGAATTCAGCCCTATGACCTTTTCAGTTAGCTCCTACGGCGTAGTCAACGCAAAGTATGAAACTGAACTGGTTTCACAAGTTAATGGCGAAATCATTTACCTGTCCGAAAGCTTCGTTCGCGGGGGATTCGTTAAGAAAGGCGACATGCTCGCGAAAATAGATCCCAGTGATTATGATGCCGATCTTATCGATGCTAAAGCGAGCCTTGCTTCGGCAAGAGCAACCTTAGTGCAGGAAAAAGCTTATGGAAAGGTTGCTGAAGAGGAGTGGAAGCGCATTAAAGATGGCGTCCCCTCAGAGTTAAGTCTACGTAAGCCCCAGCTCGCCCAAGAGATAGCCAAACTTAATTCCACAGAAGCAGGCCTTAAACGTGCTCTGCGCAACGTTGAACGTACAGTGATCAAGGCACCCTACGATGCCCTCATAGAAAGTCGCAACATTGGTTTAGGTTCTTATGTGAGCATGGGAACTCCCCTAGGAAAAGTGTTAAGTACCCATAAAGCCGAAATACGGTTGCCTTTAGCCGATAAAGAGATCCAATACCTGATCAATAAAGGTAAGCATGCACAAGTGACACTCGTTGCAGACCTTGGCGGCAAGCCGCAGGAGTGGACAGGCACCATAGTGCGTAGCGAAGGGGTTATCGATAAACTCAGCCGTATGACCTATCTGGTCGCCGAAGTCCTAGACCCTTATGGGTTAGCATCAAAAAAGAGCGAACTCAGGTTTGGTTCTTATGTTACCGCTAACATTGCAGGCACTCAGGCAGGTGATGTCACTGTGTTACCAAGGCACCTTGTAGTCAATGGGCAAATTGCCGTATTGGATGATGATAATAAGCTGACCTATAAAACCGTTAACGTCATCCGTCAATTCGGAGCAGAAGTGGTGATATCCGCAGGATTAGATCAAGGCATGAATGTGATCACCTCAGCCCTCGATTATCCCATTGAAGGGATGCAACTCGCGCTACCGGAAGACAAACTGCTGCAGCAAGACGATGAACCCGAAGAGTCTGAGACGCAACTCGCCATGGAAGAGAAGGAATAA
- a CDS encoding efflux RND transporter permease subunit, which translates to MSDNKESQVPSSAHQDTQTGIIAWFARNSVAANLLMLIIILGGLLTADTIRKQFFPQIEINWVEFNAFYPGAAPQEVEEGITIKVEEALESVQGLKRVITYSNRNSATGYFRIEDSYDPQIVLDEIKSEIDSISSFPDGMERPKVERIKLRQEVLYMSLYGDMTPKQLKELGEKIHDELMQLPLVNITDFYGGLDYEIAIEVSRDRLREFGLTFNDVADAVRGFSRNMSAGQIRAENGYINLRIQNQAYVGYEFENLPLITLQDGTNVLLGDIATVIDGFQEGIQYSKFNGKNSVTFFIGAANDQSMTDVAEVVKAYVAQKQEVLPDGLKLETWVDMTYYLEGRLDLMLDSMKTGAVLVFLMLALFLRVRLAFWVMMGLPVCFLGTLLFMPMPMIDVTVNVISLFAFILVLGIVVDDAIVMGESAHDECEKNGQSLENVIRGVKRVAMPATFGVLTTIAAFLPLTLDDGPSSAFGKAIGYIVILCLIFSLVESKLILPSHLARMKPRTKVKPGSRNPLDWLRNGVNFIQGKVDSGLQYFIQNIYRPALTSAVKYRYTVIMLFISFILICAGLYAGGMIRFIGQPKIPHDFPRVNFEMNVDASEKATLSAALAIEKAIYDVDKRLEEQYGQGMISDMQVDLRGRTSAEVMTKLVDPELRPLDTFELAELWRQAMPLIPGMKSFEIQDNLFGGGRDDGDISFRLEGKDEQQLIAASKELKAKLNSLKGVGDVNDSRQSSAKEVQFELKPQAYGLGLTLANIASQVGNSFYGLEAQRILRNGSEIKVMLRYPERERNSIAQVSEVLIVTPQGAEVPLSEVVNITVTQGVNGIRRENGNRTINVWASVDADQAEPFKLAQDIRDNFMPQLLKKYPRVQSEVSGNIQEQMDSAKTQLRDFIISMLIIYSLLAIPLKSYSQPLMIMSVIPFGVIGSVLGHMIMGIDLSALSLFGIIAAAGVVVNDSLVMVDYINKSREAGIAMKTAVLEAGCRRFRAIMLTSLTTFIGLMPIMTETSMQAKMVIPMATSLAFGVLFATVVTLMLIPCLYLAIEDIKKLVGSKSRVQHDDDHAMEPELIK; encoded by the coding sequence ATGTCAGATAACAAAGAATCTCAGGTACCTTCTAGTGCCCACCAAGATACACAAACGGGCATCATAGCCTGGTTTGCCCGCAATAGTGTTGCAGCTAACCTCTTGATGCTCATTATTATATTAGGTGGTCTCTTGACCGCCGACACGATACGTAAGCAGTTTTTCCCTCAGATAGAGATCAACTGGGTCGAGTTTAACGCCTTCTATCCCGGCGCGGCGCCACAAGAAGTAGAAGAAGGGATCACCATAAAAGTTGAAGAGGCGCTGGAGAGTGTCCAGGGTCTCAAACGTGTGATCACCTATTCTAATCGAAACTCGGCCACGGGATATTTTCGAATCGAGGACTCTTACGATCCACAAATCGTGCTAGACGAAATCAAATCTGAAATCGATTCCATATCCAGTTTCCCCGATGGTATGGAGAGGCCTAAAGTCGAGCGTATTAAGTTGCGTCAGGAAGTGCTCTATATGAGTTTGTACGGTGATATGACGCCGAAACAACTCAAGGAATTAGGTGAGAAAATCCATGATGAGTTGATGCAGTTACCTTTGGTGAATATCACCGATTTTTATGGCGGACTGGATTATGAGATAGCTATCGAAGTCAGCCGTGACAGGTTGCGTGAATTTGGACTCACCTTCAACGATGTCGCCGACGCAGTTAGAGGTTTCTCCCGTAACATGTCTGCGGGTCAGATCCGTGCCGAAAATGGTTACATCAACCTTAGAATTCAAAACCAGGCTTATGTAGGCTATGAATTCGAGAACCTGCCTTTAATCACCTTGCAAGATGGCACCAATGTGCTCTTAGGTGATATAGCCACTGTGATAGATGGATTTCAGGAAGGCATTCAATATTCGAAGTTTAACGGTAAAAACTCGGTCACCTTTTTTATCGGTGCGGCGAATGATCAAAGCATGACAGATGTGGCCGAAGTAGTTAAAGCCTACGTGGCTCAGAAACAGGAAGTGCTACCAGACGGGCTTAAACTAGAGACCTGGGTTGACATGACCTACTACTTGGAAGGCCGTTTAGATCTCATGTTAGATAGCATGAAAACTGGTGCAGTACTTGTCTTTCTTATGTTAGCCCTGTTCCTGCGGGTGCGCCTGGCATTTTGGGTCATGATGGGTCTACCGGTTTGTTTCCTTGGCACCCTACTCTTCATGCCTATGCCTATGATCGATGTCACAGTGAATGTGATCAGCCTGTTTGCCTTCATCTTGGTACTGGGTATCGTGGTGGATGATGCCATCGTCATGGGGGAAAGTGCCCATGATGAATGTGAAAAGAATGGTCAAAGCTTGGAGAATGTCATCCGTGGTGTGAAGCGGGTCGCCATGCCCGCAACATTCGGCGTACTGACGACCATAGCGGCATTTTTGCCACTGACCCTCGATGATGGTCCCTCCTCAGCTTTCGGTAAAGCCATAGGCTATATCGTGATCTTATGTCTGATATTTTCACTGGTCGAGTCTAAGCTCATCTTGCCATCGCATTTGGCCAGAATGAAACCCAGAACCAAGGTAAAACCAGGCTCGAGAAATCCTTTGGATTGGTTACGTAATGGCGTGAACTTTATCCAAGGCAAGGTCGATTCAGGTTTACAGTATTTTATTCAAAATATATATCGGCCGGCACTTACCAGCGCCGTCAAGTATCGTTATACCGTTATTATGCTGTTTATCAGTTTCATACTGATCTGCGCCGGACTCTATGCTGGTGGCATGATCCGCTTCATCGGTCAGCCCAAGATCCCTCATGATTTTCCTCGAGTGAATTTCGAGATGAACGTGGATGCATCGGAGAAAGCGACGTTATCTGCGGCACTCGCAATTGAAAAGGCTATTTATGACGTAGATAAACGGTTAGAAGAGCAATATGGCCAAGGCATGATCTCAGACATGCAGGTCGATCTTAGGGGGCGTACTTCGGCTGAAGTAATGACCAAGCTGGTGGATCCTGAACTAAGGCCATTAGATACCTTTGAGCTTGCTGAGTTATGGCGCCAAGCCATGCCGCTCATACCGGGAATGAAGTCATTCGAAATTCAGGATAACTTGTTCGGTGGTGGTCGTGACGATGGTGATATCAGTTTCCGCCTGGAAGGAAAAGATGAGCAGCAATTGATTGCTGCCTCGAAAGAGCTCAAGGCTAAACTTAACTCCCTCAAAGGTGTGGGTGATGTCAACGACAGTCGCCAATCCAGTGCGAAAGAGGTGCAATTTGAGCTCAAGCCTCAGGCCTATGGTCTGGGTCTTACTTTAGCCAATATAGCCTCCCAGGTGGGTAATAGTTTCTATGGCTTAGAAGCCCAACGTATCTTGAGAAATGGCTCTGAGATAAAAGTGATGCTGCGCTACCCAGAGAGAGAACGAAACTCCATCGCTCAGGTCAGTGAGGTATTGATTGTCACCCCACAAGGTGCCGAAGTCCCCCTCTCTGAAGTGGTCAATATTACAGTCACTCAAGGGGTCAATGGCATTCGCCGTGAAAACGGTAACCGAACCATCAATGTATGGGCCTCAGTGGATGCCGATCAGGCCGAGCCCTTCAAACTGGCTCAGGACATTCGTGATAACTTTATGCCTCAGCTGCTAAAGAAATATCCGCGAGTACAAAGTGAAGTGTCGGGCAATATCCAGGAGCAGATGGACAGTGCTAAGACTCAACTGAGAGACTTTATCATCTCCATGTTGATTATCTATAGCCTATTAGCTATCCCACTGAAGTCATACTCCCAGCCTCTCATGATCATGTCTGTTATCCCCTTCGGCGTCATAGGCTCAGTGCTTGGTCATATGATCATGGGAATCGACTTAAGCGCACTCTCCCTATTCGGCATCATAGCTGCAGCGGGTGTAGTGGTGAATGACTCATTGGTGATGGTCGATTACATCAACAAGTCCCGTGAGGCTGGAATTGCGATGAAGACGGCGGTACTTGAGGCGGGTTGTAGACGTTTCCGAGCCATTATGTTGACCTCACTGACCACCTTTATCGGCTTGATGCCCATCATGACAGAAACCAGTATGCAAGCTAAGATGGTGATCCCTATGGCGACCTCCCTCGCCTTCGGTGTCTTGTTTGCCACTGTGGTCACTCTGATGCTGATCCCTTGCTTGTATCTTGCTATTGAAGATATTAAAAAGTTGGTCGGCAGCAAGTCACGTGTTCAGCATGACGATGATCACGCCATGGAGCCAGAGTTGATAAAATAG
- a CDS encoding META domain-containing protein, whose protein sequence is MKFRMNKLALASSVLLSAFVLQACDSGSTTPNQDTATTVKQVTAEVTAMKTLDINVIYLDRRMLPPNAVLEVTLEDISKADAASDVIATQSVKGIGTPPYAVSIEYDASKIQDRNRYSLRATIKVEDSLIFTSTTSIDPFAEGQTKPIEIKVDRVAHAKTAESDNIANAEFTNTYWKLMSLAEAPAKLGAGEKELFIQFVAEKNVIKGFSGCNNFTGAFEANEGKLTMGPVAGTRKMCMEGMEQEQAFLKSIGEFASYSVNGEALTVKSNKGELIATFESRYMN, encoded by the coding sequence ATGAAGTTTAGAATGAACAAACTCGCCTTAGCCTCTTCGGTCTTACTTTCTGCTTTCGTATTACAGGCATGTGATAGTGGCTCTACGACGCCGAATCAAGATACAGCGACAACTGTAAAACAAGTCACAGCTGAGGTCACCGCAATGAAAACTCTGGATATCAATGTTATCTATCTAGATCGTAGAATGCTGCCACCTAATGCTGTACTCGAGGTGACACTGGAAGATATTTCTAAGGCAGATGCAGCCTCAGATGTGATCGCTACTCAGTCCGTAAAAGGTATTGGCACACCTCCTTATGCCGTGAGTATCGAATATGATGCCAGTAAGATACAAGATAGAAACAGATATAGCCTGCGTGCGACGATTAAAGTCGAAGACAGCCTAATATTCACATCGACGACTAGCATAGATCCATTCGCCGAGGGCCAGACTAAGCCTATCGAGATTAAAGTGGACCGAGTCGCTCATGCAAAGACGGCCGAATCAGATAACATAGCCAATGCCGAGTTTACTAATACTTATTGGAAATTGATGAGTTTGGCTGAAGCCCCTGCGAAATTGGGCGCCGGCGAGAAAGAGCTCTTTATCCAATTCGTTGCTGAGAAAAATGTCATCAAGGGGTTCTCTGGTTGTAATAACTTCACCGGCGCTTTCGAGGCTAATGAAGGTAAGTTAACCATGGGGCCAGTAGCGGGTACGCGTAAGATGTGTATGGAAGGTATGGAGCAGGAGCAAGCATTCCTTAAATCTATCGGCGAGTTTGCCAGCTACAGCGTCAATGGAGAAGCATTGACAGTAAAGAGCAACAAGGGTGAGTTAATCGCGACTTTCGAGTCTCGTTACATGAACTAG
- the punC gene encoding purine nucleoside transporter PunC, with protein MNSVNNTKYFFFLSYLALLSMLGFIATDMYLPAFKAIENTMQASPAQVASTLTSFLAGLAIGQLLYGPLVQRIGKRNSLLVGLAIFAAASFSIASSETVFAFNVSRFFQALGACSAGVIWQAIVIEKYDAAKAQRVFSNIMPLVALSPALAPLLGALVLESTGWQSIFMILTGLAVFLMLMTIVFVPKEMTQDHEASQTRAISNWGLLKNTKYLGNVLIFGACSGAFFAYLTVWPIVMEQHGFAAKEIGLSFIPQTVMFIVGGYASKILIKKVGTEKSLSVLLIVFTLCVLAIVASTLVFTFDSLLPLLISFSVLAAANGAIYPIVVNNALQEFTDNAAKAAGLQNFLQISIAFGASSLVAIWAALGEVAIGWGILVCAIGVFAGYWLRKQSSWSQVKANFVTPDPARIALNSDKTDKS; from the coding sequence ATGAATTCAGTAAATAATACCAAGTACTTCTTTTTTCTATCTTACTTAGCTTTGCTCAGCATGCTAGGTTTTATTGCCACCGACATGTATCTTCCCGCGTTTAAAGCGATTGAAAATACTATGCAAGCATCACCAGCCCAAGTTGCCAGTACACTCACTAGCTTTCTTGCTGGTCTGGCTATTGGCCAACTATTGTATGGTCCATTAGTTCAACGTATCGGCAAGCGTAACTCTTTGCTCGTTGGTTTAGCCATTTTTGCAGCTGCCAGTTTTTCAATTGCATCGAGTGAGACGGTATTCGCTTTTAATGTATCGCGTTTCTTTCAAGCACTAGGAGCTTGTAGTGCCGGCGTTATTTGGCAAGCTATTGTCATAGAAAAATACGATGCAGCCAAGGCTCAGAGAGTATTTTCGAACATCATGCCCCTAGTGGCGCTTTCACCTGCTTTAGCGCCTTTATTAGGTGCATTAGTATTAGAAAGCACAGGTTGGCAGAGTATTTTCATGATTTTAACCGGGCTGGCCGTCTTCCTTATGTTGATGACAATAGTATTTGTGCCCAAAGAAATGACTCAAGATCATGAGGCAAGTCAGACTCGCGCGATTTCTAATTGGGGTCTGTTAAAAAATACAAAGTATCTGGGTAATGTGCTTATCTTCGGTGCTTGCTCCGGTGCATTTTTTGCCTATCTAACTGTGTGGCCAATCGTCATGGAGCAACATGGATTCGCCGCCAAAGAGATTGGGCTGAGTTTCATTCCACAGACTGTTATGTTTATCGTCGGTGGTTATGCCAGTAAAATATTGATAAAGAAAGTTGGGACTGAAAAATCACTCTCTGTGTTACTCATTGTATTCACTCTGTGCGTATTAGCCATAGTGGCAAGTACACTGGTGTTTACTTTCGATAGCTTGCTGCCATTGTTAATTTCTTTCTCAGTTTTAGCCGCCGCAAATGGCGCAATCTACCCAATAGTCGTCAACAATGCGCTACAAGAGTTTACTGATAATGCGGCGAAGGCGGCTGGTCTGCAAAACTTCTTACAGATAAGTATTGCCTTTGGGGCTTCAAGTTTAGTTGCTATCTGGGCAGCGCTTGGGGAAGTCGCAATAGGCTGGGGAATACTTGTCTGTGCAATTGGTGTTTTCGCAGGCTATTGGTTGAGAAAGCAGAGTTCCTGGTCTCAGGTAAAAGCTAATTTTGTCACACCTGATCCTGCTCGTATTGCGCTAAACAGTGATAAAACAGATAAAAGTTGA
- the punR gene encoding DNA-binding transcriptional activator PunR: MLSEQSLQLIDMVARVGSFTAAANKLHKVPSAVSYAVKQVEEELGVTLFERHHRSVSLTLAGEHFVKQTRVLLTNMASMKDDTKRIANGWQPTLSIAFDNIVRADKISVLIADFYREFTNVELIIRIEVFNGVWESIATGRSDIAIGATTAIPVGGEYHFRDMGEIEWAFLVSKHHPLANIERPLTDDELRQYPSICLEDTSREIPKRMTWLLDNQRRLVVPDWIRAINCFREGLGIGYMPLHFAEPFINAGALILKDLERPRTPSPCCLAWNGANKSPAMSWVLDYLGDSEKLHKDWFL; encoded by the coding sequence ATGCTTTCTGAACAATCGCTGCAATTGATCGACATGGTAGCACGGGTGGGTAGTTTCACTGCGGCGGCCAATAAATTACATAAAGTACCTTCGGCTGTCAGTTATGCAGTAAAACAGGTAGAGGAAGAATTAGGCGTCACTTTATTTGAACGCCATCACCGCAGTGTCAGCTTAACCTTAGCCGGTGAACATTTCGTTAAACAAACTCGGGTTTTGTTAACGAACATGGCCTCAATGAAAGATGATACCAAACGTATCGCTAATGGTTGGCAACCGACATTATCCATCGCCTTCGATAATATTGTTCGTGCCGACAAGATCAGTGTACTCATTGCCGATTTCTATCGGGAGTTCACCAATGTCGAACTCATCATTCGCATCGAGGTATTCAATGGAGTCTGGGAGTCAATTGCTACTGGACGCAGCGATATTGCCATTGGGGCGACCACAGCCATTCCTGTTGGCGGCGAGTATCATTTCAGGGATATGGGTGAAATAGAATGGGCCTTCCTCGTCAGTAAGCATCATCCACTGGCTAATATCGAACGACCATTAACCGATGATGAATTACGCCAATATCCTTCAATTTGTCTTGAGGATACCTCTCGTGAAATTCCCAAACGTATGACCTGGTTATTGGATAACCAACGCCGCTTAGTGGTTCCCGATTGGATAAGAGCAATAAACTGTTTCCGTGAAGGCCTAGGTATAGGTTATATGCCGCTACACTTTGCCGAGCCATTTATAAATGCTGGCGCTTTAATACTCAAAGATCTAGAGCGACCAAGGACCCCAAGTCCATGTTGCTTGGCTTGGAATGGTGCAAATAAATCACCAGCCATGTCTTGGGTACTGGATTATTTAGGCGATAGTGAAAAATTACACAAGGATTGGTTTCTATAA
- a CDS encoding Bax inhibitor-1/YccA family protein — MTQQTMYSTGASTLEVNKLLKNTYMLLSMTLAFSAVCAGLAMALAISPMMSLGLSIGSLVLLFVTLRKADTGAGLFWVFAFTGMQGASLGYILNHYAGMANGPQLIMQALGLTSVVFITLSGYAITTKKDFSFIRGFLIAGLVIAIVAGIANIFIGSGVVFMALNAGIALLMTGFILYDTSRIVNGGETNYIRATVALYLDFINLFIALLHLMGIGGSDD; from the coding sequence ATGACGCAACAGACAATGTATTCAACAGGAGCTTCCACACTGGAAGTGAATAAGCTTCTAAAAAACACTTACATGCTACTTTCAATGACATTAGCTTTCTCTGCCGTGTGTGCAGGATTAGCCATGGCATTGGCCATTAGCCCCATGATGTCACTCGGACTATCGATTGGTAGCTTAGTCTTGTTATTTGTCACATTGAGAAAAGCAGACACAGGTGCTGGCCTTTTTTGGGTATTTGCCTTTACCGGTATGCAGGGTGCTTCTCTTGGGTACATCCTAAATCATTACGCGGGCATGGCAAACGGTCCTCAGTTGATCATGCAGGCATTAGGCTTAACTTCAGTGGTTTTTATCACTCTTTCTGGATACGCCATTACCACTAAGAAAGATTTCTCTTTCATACGTGGTTTCTTGATTGCCGGCCTTGTTATTGCCATCGTAGCGGGTATAGCGAATATCTTCATCGGGAGCGGTGTGGTATTTATGGCGCTGAATGCAGGTATTGCATTACTGATGACAGGCTTCATCCTTTATGATACTAGCCGTATCGTAAACGGTGGTGAAACGAACTACATACGTGCCACTGTCGCCTTGTACCTGGATTTCATCAACCTGTTCATTGCCCTTCTTCATCTAATGGGCATTGGTGGCAGCGACGATTAA
- the tusD gene encoding sulfurtransferase complex subunit TusD → MSKFIIQVNGAAYSSSASYNAYQFSRAALESGHEIVRVFFYQDGVFNTSSLNSPASDEFDLTRAWIELSEKYRLELVNCVSAALRRGIISETEAKENQASHWNMHAPFTMGGLGELVTGLESADRLVSF, encoded by the coding sequence ATGAGCAAATTTATCATTCAGGTCAATGGCGCAGCTTATTCGAGTTCAGCCAGTTATAACGCCTACCAATTTTCAAGAGCAGCCCTCGAATCGGGTCACGAAATCGTTCGTGTCTTCTTCTATCAAGATGGCGTCTTCAATACAAGTAGCCTCAATAGCCCAGCATCGGACGAGTTTGATCTGACGCGCGCTTGGATTGAGTTATCAGAAAAATATCGCCTCGAGTTAGTTAACTGTGTTTCTGCCGCGTTAAGACGAGGCATCATTTCTGAGACTGAAGCCAAAGAAAATCAGGCTTCCCATTGGAATATGCATGCCCCCTTCACTATGGGTGGCCTGGGTGAATTAGTCACAGGGTTAGAAAGCGCTGACCGATTGGTGAGTTTTTAA